In Nocardioides sp. InS609-2, a single genomic region encodes these proteins:
- a CDS encoding Mrp/NBP35 family ATP-binding protein, whose amino-acid sequence MSTPTLEQVQAALARVNDPEIKRPITDLGMVDSVDIADDGVVSLTVLLTVAGCPMKDTITRDVTGAVESVPGVARVELTLGVMSAEQRGELGETLRGGQAQREIPFAQPGSLTKVYAIASGKGGVGKSSVTVNLALSLAKQGLKVGVVDADIYGHSVPAMLGVADSRPTQVDDLIMPVPTPSGVSVISIGMLKPRRDQVVAWRGPMLDRALVQMLADVYWGDLDVLLLDLPPGTGDVAISLGQHLPNAEVLVVTTPQEAAAEVAERAGTMASMMHQRVIGVVENMSYLPCPHCTAEGTEHRLEIFGAGGGDRVAATLSQRFGYDVPVLGTIPIDISLRKGGDSGKPIVDSDPTAPAAVVLADIAATLSGRGRGLAGMQLGLTPSSRF is encoded by the coding sequence ATGAGCACCCCCACTCTCGAGCAGGTCCAGGCCGCTCTCGCGAGGGTCAACGACCCCGAGATCAAGCGCCCCATCACCGACCTCGGCATGGTCGACTCCGTCGACATCGCCGACGACGGAGTCGTGTCGCTCACCGTCCTGCTGACGGTGGCCGGCTGCCCGATGAAGGACACCATCACCCGCGACGTGACCGGCGCCGTCGAGAGCGTCCCCGGCGTGGCCCGGGTCGAGCTCACGCTCGGCGTCATGTCGGCCGAGCAGCGCGGCGAGCTCGGCGAGACGCTACGAGGCGGCCAGGCCCAGCGCGAGATCCCGTTCGCCCAGCCCGGCTCGCTCACCAAGGTCTACGCGATCGCCAGCGGCAAGGGCGGGGTCGGCAAGTCGTCGGTCACCGTCAACCTCGCGCTGTCGCTGGCCAAGCAGGGGCTCAAGGTCGGTGTCGTCGACGCCGACATCTACGGCCACTCGGTGCCGGCCATGCTCGGTGTCGCCGACTCCCGTCCCACCCAGGTCGACGACCTGATCATGCCCGTGCCGACGCCCTCGGGTGTCTCGGTCATCTCGATCGGCATGCTTAAGCCGCGCCGCGACCAGGTGGTCGCCTGGCGTGGCCCGATGCTCGACCGGGCGCTCGTGCAGATGCTCGCCGACGTCTACTGGGGCGACCTCGACGTACTCCTCCTCGATCTGCCGCCCGGCACCGGCGACGTCGCGATCTCGCTGGGCCAGCACCTGCCCAACGCCGAGGTCCTGGTCGTCACCACGCCCCAGGAGGCTGCCGCCGAGGTGGCCGAGCGGGCCGGCACGATGGCCTCGATGATGCACCAGCGCGTCATCGGCGTCGTCGAGAACATGAGCTACCTGCCCTGCCCGCACTGCACCGCGGAGGGCACCGAGCACCGACTCGAGATCTTCGGCGCCGGTGGCGGTGACCGGGTCGCGGCCACGCTGTCGCAGCGCTTCGGATACGACGTACCCGTCTTGGGCACGATCCCGATCGACATCTCCCTGCGAAAGGGCGGCGACTCCGGCAAGCCCATCGTCGACTCCGACCCGACCGCGCCGGCCGCCGTTGTCCTCGCCGACATCGCGGCCACCCTGTCCGGGCGCGGGCGAGGTCTCGCGGGTATGCAGCTCGGTCTCACCCCGTCGAGTAGGTTCTGA
- a CDS encoding sec-independent translocase gives MFGVGLPEMALIAFIAVLVFGPDKLPGLAQQAGQLLRKARNMANSARDELRTELGPEFADLELRDLDPRSIVRKHIIEAMEEGDAADGRKKKPRLGEGQLPPYDVEAT, from the coding sequence ATGTTCGGAGTCGGGTTGCCAGAGATGGCGCTGATCGCGTTCATCGCCGTTCTCGTCTTCGGCCCCGACAAGCTCCCCGGCCTCGCCCAGCAGGCCGGCCAGCTCCTGCGCAAGGCCCGCAACATGGCCAACAGCGCGCGCGACGAGCTGCGCACCGAGCTCGGGCCTGAGTTCGCCGACCTCGAGCTGCGCGACCTCGACCCGCGCAGCATCGTGCGTAAGCACATCATCGAGGCGATGGAGGAGGGCGACGCGGCCGATGGCCGGAAGAAGAAGCCCCGGCTCGGCGAAGGCCAGCTCCCGCCGTACGACGTCGAAGCGACCTGA